One region of Acidovorax sp. T1 genomic DNA includes:
- a CDS encoding S1C family serine protease gives MKRFWLLFSQTVTVFVAAYFVVATLQPDWIRSGAMRSGAGIALIEAPATASAQPQAGSLSSAARKAAPAVVSINTSKEVRHPRSNDPWFQFFFGDQGSQSQAGLGSGVIISPDGYILTNNHVVEGADEIEVTLTDSRRARATVIGTDPDTDLAILKVELDKLPVIVLGNSDQVAVGDRVLAIGNPFGVGQTVTSGIISALGRSQLGINTFENFIQTDAAINPGNSGGALVDVNGNLLGINTAIYSRSGGSMGIGFAIPVSTARLVLDGIVKDGRVTRGWIGVEPNELSPELAETFGVKATEGVIITGVLQDGPAAQAGLRPGDVIVRVDGKGVGNVSELLTAVAALKPGTATPFAVQRGDTVVDLNVTPGMRPKPQRAVQR, from the coding sequence GGCCTATTTCGTTGTTGCCACGCTGCAACCTGACTGGATCCGCAGCGGCGCCATGCGCTCGGGCGCTGGCATTGCGCTGATCGAAGCGCCCGCCACGGCTTCGGCGCAGCCGCAAGCAGGAAGCCTCAGCAGCGCCGCCCGCAAGGCCGCGCCTGCCGTGGTCAGCATCAACACCAGCAAGGAAGTGCGGCACCCGCGCAGCAACGACCCCTGGTTCCAGTTCTTCTTTGGCGACCAGGGAAGTCAGTCCCAGGCGGGGCTGGGCAGCGGGGTGATCATCAGCCCCGACGGCTACATCCTGACCAACAACCATGTGGTGGAAGGCGCCGACGAGATCGAGGTCACGCTGACCGACAGCCGCCGTGCCCGCGCCACCGTGATCGGCACCGACCCCGACACCGATCTGGCCATCCTCAAGGTCGAACTCGACAAGCTGCCCGTGATCGTGCTGGGCAACTCCGACCAGGTGGCCGTGGGCGACCGGGTGCTGGCCATCGGCAACCCCTTTGGCGTGGGCCAGACGGTGACCAGCGGCATCATCAGCGCGCTGGGCCGCAGCCAGCTCGGGATCAACACCTTCGAAAATTTCATCCAGACCGACGCGGCCATCAACCCCGGCAACTCGGGCGGCGCGCTGGTGGACGTGAACGGCAACCTGCTGGGCATCAACACGGCCATCTACTCGCGCTCGGGCGGCAGCATGGGCATCGGTTTTGCCATTCCGGTGTCCACCGCCCGGCTGGTGCTGGACGGCATCGTCAAGGACGGCCGGGTCACCCGCGGCTGGATCGGCGTGGAGCCCAACGAACTCTCGCCCGAGCTGGCCGAAACCTTTGGCGTGAAAGCCACCGAGGGCGTCATCATCACCGGCGTGCTGCAGGATGGCCCCGCCGCCCAGGCCGGCCTGCGCCCCGGCGACGTGATCGTGCGGGTTGACGGCAAGGGCGTGGGCAACGTCTCCGAACTGCTCACGGCCGTGGCAGCGCTCAAGCCCGGCACGGCCACGCCCTTTGCCGTGCAGCGTGGCGATACCGTGGTGGACCTGAACGTCACCCCAGGCATGCGCCCCAAGCCGCAGCGTGCCGTGCAGCGCTGA